In Nostoc piscinale CENA21, the genomic stretch GATGATACTATAAGAGCTGAAACTACCAGAGCCATTACCTAACAGTACTGATGTGATTGAACGGCCGCCAGCGGCAATATCATCTTTGCCATCGTTGTTAAAGTCTCCTACTCTTACGTCATCAAAATAAGTTCCAACGTTGAAGGTAATGGCAGGGCTAAAGCCACCAGATTTATTGTTGAGTAGCACCGATACAGTTGGGCTATTGTCGTTGGCGGTTGCCAAATCTAGGTAGCCGTCACCGTTGAAGTCTCCTACTGCTACATCACTGGGGGAATAGCTATAACTACTTCCAGACCCAACGCTGTAATATTGGGCAGAAGCAAAGTTAAAGCTACCTGAGCTATTGCCAAATGCAACGTATAACTTACCATATTCTAAGTATGCTAAATCCAAAATGTTGTCTTTGTTGAAGTCTCCAACTACCTTTGGATAACCAGCAAAGGAGGAACTGTTGTAGTTAATGACGGGAGCGAAGGTTACTGATGTTGTCATTGTGTGTTTATGTGTAGATGTTTACTGACTAACTAGCTAAAGGCTTGGCAGATTCCAGATTTGTGAATGGGAGCGTGAGGTGTTTCTGTTCTGTGCTTCAGAACAATCTGGTTTGCTGAACCTCCAATTAGCTGTATCTTTAATAACTCTTACCTGGGATAGATGTCAAAATAATTTCTAATATAAAAAGATTAATTTTCTTCTATCTGAATGATTTAGACAGAGATGATGCTTAATAATAATTTACCTAGTATTTTTACGTAAAAACTATATTTTGATTGTTATATATCAGTAATAATACAGATGTTATTTCTCTGCGACTGGACGGTAAAATCTGCGGTGAGTTAGTCAGGTAGGTGTAAGGCTGTTGAATCCCTATCTCGCTACGCTCCACGCTTCAGGGAAAGAGCTTGCTCCCCCTGCTCCCTGTCCCTCCGCCTCTTCGGTGAGGGATTTTCATCTACCTTCCCAAACTGAAAAATATGGTTGTCACACCCGCACTCAAACGCCAAATTGCTCTTGCAATTTCTACTTCCCCTGATTTTGTTAATTGGTTACAATCTCAACAGATTAGTCTCGCTATTACTACGCCTCAAAGTTCGCGGTTGATGTTGTTGGGTGTAAATCACCAAGGGCAAATTTCCGGTTTTGAACGGGTGTTTGAGCAAGCTGCGGGGTTATACGTAACCGACGACAGGATTTATCTAAGTACTAAAGGGCAAATTTGGCAGTTAGATAATGCTTTAGTATCTGGGCAACTTTATGATGGCTATGACAAGCTATATATCCCACGCATTGGCTATACTACCGGGAATTTAGAAATTCAAGATTTGGCGGTAGAGACGGAAAATAATCGTATTGTGTTTGTCAGTAGTTTGTTAAACTGCGTGGCAACAGTGAGCGATCGCTATAGTTGCATTCCTTTATGGAAGCCTCGTTTTATCTCTAGTTTGGTGAATGAAAATCGCTGTCAGTTGAATGGTTTAGCGATAGTGAACGGTAAACCCCGCTATGTGACAGCTTACAGCCAATCTGATGTGGCGAATGGTTGGCAGCAGACATGGCAAAATGGCGGTTGTGTTGTAGATATTCAGTCTGACGAAGTTGTAGCTACGGGTTTATCTATGCCGCATTCGCCAAGATTTTATCAAGATAAGTTGTGGTTGTTGAATGCTGGTACAAGAGAATTTGGTTATATCAATATATATAGTGGAAAATTTCAAGCGGTTACTTTGGGTTCTGGTTGGTTACGGGGGTTGGCGTTTGTTGGCGATTATGCGATCGTTGGTTTATCTAAAACTAGCCATCATAGTGTCAAGCTAGTCAATAACAACGCCGAAACTGAATGCGGTTTGATGGTAATTGATATTAAAACTGGTGCAATGGTTCACTGGTTGCGTTTAGAAGGGGAAGTCACAGAAATTTTTGATGTGCAGATATTATCAAAAGTTAGCCGTCCCCAAGTTATGGGATTTCTCTCTGATGAAATTCATCAGTTAATTAACCTAGATCCTCATTCGCCGCTAGTTAAACAAAATGTGCAATCACCTGCTATCAAATTAACTGAAGAGAAACAACTAAATACTATTCCTTACTACCCAGAAACTTCGCAACCAGAGTTGATTTATCCGACGGCTGATCATCTGTACGAAGAAGCATTAGCATTACAAAAACAAGGGAAAATTCCCGAAGCGATCGCGCAATACGAAAAACTAATTTCTCAACATCCTCGTTATGCTCCAGCTTGGTATCAATTAGGAGTAATTAGAGAACGTCTAGGACAAACTGACAAAGCGATTTTAGCTTATGAAAAAGTTATAGAAATTAATCTTCATCATGCTCAAGCACATAATAACTTAGGTATTTTACGAGTAGATGCCAAAGATTTAGATGAGGCAATTAAATGTTTTACTGCTGCTATTCAAAGTAAACCAGATTATGCTTTTGCTCATAATAATTTGGGTTTAGTTTGGCAAATGCAGAGTAAATTCACCGCAGCAGCGACAAAGTTTCGGGAAGCTTTGCAGATAAATCCAGAGTATGCCGAAGCTTATTTAAATTTAGGGATTGTCTTAGAAGCACAAAATAATTTAGAAGGTGCGATCGCTTGTTTTCGTTCGGCGATTCAATATAAACCAAATTATATTAAAGCCCTCAACCGCCTTGGGGTAGTACTAACAATGTTAGCTATGTTTAACAAAGGTGATGTTAACGAACCCAAGCGGATATTTGAGCGAATTTTAGAAATGCAGCCAGGTTCGGCTGAGGCGTTTACTAATTTATTTTATCTCAAAGAAATGACTTGTGACTGGCGATCGCGTCAGTCTGATTTAACTAAGCTGTGGGAACAAACAATTCAAGAATTAGCAGATGGTAAACAGACAACACTTGATCCGTTCAACGCATTAAATAAGCCTTGGGATAGAAAGTTATTATGGCAAGTAGCTAAAACTTATGGCAATACCATATCTCAAAAATGGGAACAATTACGACAAAGTTTAAATTTTCAACATTCCCGTTATTTGAATGGCAGATTACGCATTGGTTATCTATCAAATGACTTCCGCACTCATGCTACTAGCCATTTAATGAAGAGTCTTTTCAGCTTACACAATAAAGCAGATTTTGAAATCTTTGCTTATTCTTGTGGCCCAGATGATCATAGTGAATACCGTCAACATATTGCCGACACCTGTGAACACTTTCAAGATATTGCGAATTTATCCATAGAAGAAAGTGCCGAACTCATTTTTAATGATGGAATTCATATTTTAATTGATATTAATGCTTATACATTTGGTTCCCGCAGTCAGATTCTTGCTTTGCGTCCAGCACCCATTCAAGTCAACTATTTGGCATTCCCTGGAACAATGGGTAGTGATTTTGTAGACTACATTATTGGCGATGCAGTAGTTACTCCCCCAGAATTTGCTAATACCTTTAGCGAAAAAATTGTTACTTTACCACACAGTTACCAAGTTAACGATTACCAACAGGTAATATCTAATAATCCTGTCACCCGTTCACAATACGGTTTACCAGAATCAGGTTTTGTTTTTTGCTGCTTTAATAATCACTATAAAATTGAACCAACAATCTTTGATATTTGGATGAGAATCTTAGCGGCTGTACCAGGAAGCGTTTTGTGGTTAATTGCCAAATCTCCAATTAACGAAGCTAATTTGCAAAGAGAAGCCGAAGCCAGAGGAATAAATGGCGATCGCTTAATTTTTGCCCCACCCGAAGCCAAAGCTGAACACTTAGCTAGACATAAATTAGCAGATTTATTTTTAGATACTTTATATTACAATGCTCACACAACTACGAGTGATGCTTTGTGGGCTGGATTGCCAGTAATTACCTGTTTTGGTGAAACTTTTCCTTCGCGTGTAGCCGCTAGTTTGTTAATGGCAATTGGTTTACCTGAGTTGATAACTAACAGTTTAGAAACTTATGAACAGTTAGCAATTCACTTAGCAACATATCCTGAGAAATTACAACAAATCAAACAGAAAATAGCCCAAAATCGTACCACATATCCACTGTTTGATACTCCGCTTTATACTCGCAATTTAGAGCAATCTTACCTGAAAATGTGGGAGATTTACGCATCTGGTCAACCAGCAAAAGCGATAACAATTAATTCGTAATTAATACCTGACAAGGGAGAAAAGGAAGACAGGGTAGCTAAGGGAGCGAGATGTGTATAAATCATTTAGGAGTGCTATAGTTTGGATGAGTTGTTAACAGAAGGTGAGTGAAATAGTTCTCAACCAGGATAAACTCGTCCTTTCCAAGCACCGCCGCGTCCTTGCCAATGGCGAATGGCTGAGTCGATAGTCATTAAAGTGTAGAGAAAGGCGATCGCAGGTAAACTCAAAGCTAATAATGGTGAGCATTGATAAAAGCGGATAATTGGCAAGTAAGCTAATGCCATTAATAACCATGTCACTACACCAGTAATTGCAATCATCCAATTGCCAAAAATGGCACCAATCACCACGCCCAAAGGTGGTAAGAGGTAAATCAAGGTCATGGCAATGACGGTTCCAAATAACAATACAGGTGAGTAATTTAATTGGGTATAGGCAGTCCGCGCCACCATATTCCAAATTGTTTCTAGGGAATCATAAGGGCGTAAACTGCGAGTTAAACTACTTAATCCTAACCAGATACGTCCTTGACTGGATTTCACCGCATTCGCTAAAGCACAATCATCAATTAAAGCCTGACGAATGGTTGCAATACCACCGATTCTTTCTAAAGCGGTGCGCCGAATTAAAATGCTACCACCCGCCGCCGCCGCCGTGGGATTTTTGGGATGATTTACCCAACGGAAAGGATAGAGTTTTTGAAAGAAGAAAACAAACGCCGGAATTAAAAATTTTTCCCACCGACTATCACAACGTAGTCGCACCATCACAGAAACCAAATCTAAATTTTCTTGTTCGGCTTTGGTGACAAGTCGGCGCAGATTATTGACATCGTGTTCAATATCTGCATCGGTAAGTAAAAAATATTCTGGGGTGAGTGCTTTGGCTTGTTGGATACCTTGCTGCACTGCCCAAAGTTTACCAGACCAACCAGAGGGTAAAGGCTCACCAGAGATAATTTGCAATTGCTGGGGTTTATCAACAGCGTGGGCGACTCCTTCAGCACAGGCGGCTGTGCCATCAGTACTGCGATCGTCTACTAAGAAAATATTAAAATTACCATCATAATCTTGCAGTAAAAGCGATCGCAAACTCATCGGCAAAACATCCGCTTCATTCCGGGCTGGAATCACCGCACACACTGACGGTAAAGATTCTCGCTGCGGCTGGATGACTTCTAATTGCTGGTCTAAACGCCAAAACTGTCCCCGCAAACTTAGTAATCCTAACCAAATTATTAAGGATAAGACCATCAACCCTAGTACAATTGCCACAATAACCTCTTGCAAATTCTCAGTGTCTCAGACAGAATACTATGTCTGCTGATTGTGGGAAAAAATTTTTTCTCCGTATTGCCGTGTTTAAAACTGGATGTTGAGTCCGTATAGTTCGGTAAAGATCCCCCCGCCTGCGGCCGACCCCCTTAAAAAGGGGGTGAAAAAGTGATCAGCCCCCTTAAAAAGAGGGTTTGGACTTTTGGGTAGGTAGGCTGTCATATTAATTCTGTGAAAGAGCGATAAGCCCCACTTTTTAAGGGGGGTTGGGGGGATCTTAAATTGAAATGTTGACCGAAACGAATTGGATGTTGAGTGAGTGTTGAGTTTGAGAGAGATTTAATGCAAACACAAGACAGGGTACAAGTCAATCAAGTTGCAGATGCGATCGCAGCCAGCCAAAAATATCTGCTGTCAATGCAATATCCCGCAGGTTACTGGTGGGCGGAGTTAGAATCTAACGTCACCATTACGGCGGAAGTGGTTCTACTGCATAAAATTTGGGGAACCGATAAAACTCGGCCATTAGCTAAAATCGAAACCTACTTGCGTTCTCAGCAACGGCAGCATGGCGGCTGGGAACTGTTTTATGATGATGGTGGTGAACTCAGCACTTCCGTAGAAGCATACATGGCGCTGCGGTTGTTGGGTGTTCCCGCCACTGACCCAGCCTTAGTACGGGCGCGAGAATTTATTCTACAACGGGGCGGAATCAGCAAAACTCGCATTTTTACCAAATTACACCTCGCCTTGATTGGCTGTTACGACTGGCGTGGTATCCCCTCTCTCCCGCCTTGGATTATGCTGTTACCGCCAGCTTTCCCCGTGAATATTTACGAAATGTCTAGCTGGGCGCGTTCTAGCACTGTACCACTGTTGATTGTGTGTGACAGCAAACCTGTTTATCAATTTGACCAAGCAATTAACTTAGATGAGTTATACGCCGAAGGAGTTAATCAAGTCCAGTATGAATTACCCCGCCAAGGTGATTGGACTGATTTATTCTTAACTTTGGATCAAGGATTTAAATTAGCCGAAAGCTTGAATTTAGTACCCTTCCGAGCAGAAGGAATTAAAGCCGCCGAAAAGTGGATTTTAGAACGCCAAGAAGTTACAGGCGACTGGGGCGGGATTATTCCGGCGATGTTAAATTCGATGCTGGCGTTGAAGTGCTTGGGTTATAGCCCAGATGACCCCATTGTGGAACGGGGACTTCAAGCCATTGATAATTTTGGCATTGAAACGGAAGATAACTATTGCGTTCAACCTTGTGTATCACCTGTGTGGGATACTGCTTGGGTAATGCGGGCGTTGATTGATTCTGGTTATGCACCTGATCATCCAGCAATTGTGAAAGCTGGAGAATGGTTATTGCAAAAGCAAATCCTGGATTATGGTGATTGGGTGGTGAAAAATCGCCAAGGTAAACCAGGTGCTTGGGCGTTTGAATTTGACAATCGCTTTTATCCTGATGTGGATGATACAGCCGTGGTGGTTATGGCTTTACACGCTGCCAAACTGCCTAATGAAAGTTTAAAACAAGCTGCGATCGCCCGCGCCTTAAACTGGGTTGCATCTATGCAGTGTCGTCCTGGTGGTTGGGCGGCGTTTGATTTAGATAATGATCAAGAATGGCTAAATGCTATCCCCTATGGTGACTTAAAAGCCATGATTGACCCCAACACCGCCGATGTCACCGCCAGAGTCATTGAAATGTTGGGTGCTTGTAACTTATCAATTGATTCCCATAACCTCGAACGCGCCCTGACTTACCTCCTCGCAGAACAAGAAACCGAAGGTTGTTGGTTTGGGCGTTGGGGCGTAAATTACATTTATGGTACTAGCGGTGTTCTCTCAGCTTTAGCATTAATCAACCCGCAAAAGTATCAACGCCAAATCGAAAAAGGCGCAACTTGGTTAGTTGAATGTCAAAATTCTGATGGTGGTTGGGGCGAAACTTGCCGTACTTACAACGATCCTAGCCTCAAAGGCCAAGGACGCAGCACCGCATCTCAAACAGCTTGGGCGTTAATTGGGTTAATCGCCGCCGGTGAAGCCACTGGCAAATTTGCGATGGAAACCATTGAACGCGGAATTGATTACCTAGTAAAAACCCAAAAATCAGACGGTACTTGGTTTGAAGCCGACTTTACTGGTACTGGCTTCCCCTGTCATTTTTATCTCAAATATCACATGTATCAGCAATATTTCCCATTAATTGCTTTAGGCAGATATCAAAACATCAAATAAAGCAAAAGTGTAGGGGTATAGGTGTTCACAACCCTTACACCCCTACACCCATTTTCCACAGAGAACCTACCTTTGTGGGTCAGTCTTGATTTAATTGCGCCAACTTATATGAAATCTTTTTTCGTATCTATCAGTTTATGAATTTTAATCCCATTCTTTATCTTGGGGAATTTTATTCAAAAAACGATCCATTGCCCTTTCGGCTAAAGCTGCAATGGTTAATGAAGGATTAGCACAACCTGTCGAACCAGGAATCAGCGCACCATCAACCACAAATAAGTTAGGATAACCACGCACTTTACCATAAGTGTTACAGACTGCACCCATCACTGCACCACCCAGAGGATGACCCGTAGAACTAAAGTCTGGTGGTATGGCTAAAGCTGTATCATTAGCTTGATTGAGTCTTTGATAAGCATCTAAGTTAGCCTGAAGAATTTTCTGATTGTTGGCTGAATTCTTCGGCCAAAATAAATTAGCAGATTGTGTGGCGCGATTATATGTGAGATAGCCTTCTGGTTTAGTAATAGCTAAAGCGAGGGCAGCATAAACACCTTGGGGGACAATGGGGAAAGGCACTGGCTCAATCACTAAAGGTGCGATGGGATTGTCAAAATCTTCAATGACGGCTGTGCCAGGCCCGCCTAATGTAGGATTAGTTTGCATAGATGTCGCAATTCCAGTGACTGCATCACCATTAGTTCCCCAAAATTGTCCTACCTGATTATTAAGCCGACGTAATGTGCAGTTCTGTTTAGCGCGTAATAATAATTCTGTAGTTCCAATAGAACCAGCCGCCAAAAACAAATAGCGACAAACAAAGGTTTTTTTGGCAACTACAGCGCCTTGTTCTGTAATTTGATTGCAAGTAACCCGAAAACGTCCCCCAGAATGTTCTTCTATCGCTGTCACTACGTGTAGAGGGCGAATTTCGACATTACCAGTAGCCTCCGCCATACTCAAGTAATTTCGGTCTACGCTATTTTTAGCACCACTATTCAGACCGTAGTACACTTGCCCTGTAATAGCCGAAGGAACTTTTTGACCTAAAATTTCTTGCTGCACAATATTCCAATCAACAGCAATGTCCAACTTGCGGGTTTTGAAACCTGCTTTTGCTGCTTGTTCTAAAAATATCCGGCTGGCTAAGTAATATTCTGTATTTAAAATTGCATCAGGTATGGGAGATGGCTTGATAATAGAACGTACTCTGGGGTAGTAAACTTCATCAAGTTCCTCATATTTAATACTGCGGGGAAAAACTCGATAAAAATTTTCTTTGGTTGGTTGATAACTAATAGCGTTGTAAACTAGTGAACCACCTCCTACACCTGCACCACGATAGGCCAGGATACCATCACCAACTTTGACATCCAACACACCAGTATAGATATCAATAGGCGTTTGATTGAAGATAACTGTCGTTGGACTCAGCCAAGTTGAGCGACCATCGGGGTTTTGATATGTAGAGAAAGTATTACCAGCATTGGTAATTGGCCAGCGTCTTCCTCTTTCTAGAACTATCGTTTCAATACCAGCTTGACCAAGGCGCAACGCTGCAACGGCTCCCCCAAAACCACTACCAATCACCAGCGCCTCGATATTTTCTTCCAGACGATGAGCATTTGCACCAACTGAAGATAAACCTATACTTGCAGTTGCGGCGAGGGATGCTTGCAGGAATTGACGACGTTTTATTACTCTGGGCATAAATAATCTCCTGTATTAGCTGCTGATGAGCTGATACATTTACGTACAAGTTGATTTAACTAGTGGCAATTAATGTTTTTGTTAATTTCAGAAGCACCGCAAAAATAGCACCCTCTCCGTTGTGGCAACTTCTACTACATTTTTTGCACAATCCACAAAATACCAGTAGCAAAAATATTTGCTCTGCCAAATTGCCAAAATCTTGTTTTTCTGTCTGAGGTGTACAGTATTAAGATTTATTTTATGCGGTAGTAGAAAAATAAAGGGTCTAGGCTAATTATGTGCTTCTTCATATCGATTTGGTATTGGTATTACCTTTGTTTGTAAGTCCTATGTGTCTCACAA encodes the following:
- a CDS encoding TIGR03032 family protein; the encoded protein is MVVTPALKRQIALAISTSPDFVNWLQSQQISLAITTPQSSRLMLLGVNHQGQISGFERVFEQAAGLYVTDDRIYLSTKGQIWQLDNALVSGQLYDGYDKLYIPRIGYTTGNLEIQDLAVETENNRIVFVSSLLNCVATVSDRYSCIPLWKPRFISSLVNENRCQLNGLAIVNGKPRYVTAYSQSDVANGWQQTWQNGGCVVDIQSDEVVATGLSMPHSPRFYQDKLWLLNAGTREFGYINIYSGKFQAVTLGSGWLRGLAFVGDYAIVGLSKTSHHSVKLVNNNAETECGLMVIDIKTGAMVHWLRLEGEVTEIFDVQILSKVSRPQVMGFLSDEIHQLINLDPHSPLVKQNVQSPAIKLTEEKQLNTIPYYPETSQPELIYPTADHLYEEALALQKQGKIPEAIAQYEKLISQHPRYAPAWYQLGVIRERLGQTDKAILAYEKVIEINLHHAQAHNNLGILRVDAKDLDEAIKCFTAAIQSKPDYAFAHNNLGLVWQMQSKFTAAATKFREALQINPEYAEAYLNLGIVLEAQNNLEGAIACFRSAIQYKPNYIKALNRLGVVLTMLAMFNKGDVNEPKRIFERILEMQPGSAEAFTNLFYLKEMTCDWRSRQSDLTKLWEQTIQELADGKQTTLDPFNALNKPWDRKLLWQVAKTYGNTISQKWEQLRQSLNFQHSRYLNGRLRIGYLSNDFRTHATSHLMKSLFSLHNKADFEIFAYSCGPDDHSEYRQHIADTCEHFQDIANLSIEESAELIFNDGIHILIDINAYTFGSRSQILALRPAPIQVNYLAFPGTMGSDFVDYIIGDAVVTPPEFANTFSEKIVTLPHSYQVNDYQQVISNNPVTRSQYGLPESGFVFCCFNNHYKIEPTIFDIWMRILAAVPGSVLWLIAKSPINEANLQREAEARGINGDRLIFAPPEAKAEHLARHKLADLFLDTLYYNAHTTTSDALWAGLPVITCFGETFPSRVAASLLMAIGLPELITNSLETYEQLAIHLATYPEKLQQIKQKIAQNRTTYPLFDTPLYTRNLEQSYLKMWEIYASGQPAKAITINS
- the shc gene encoding squalene--hopene cyclase, coding for MQTQDRVQVNQVADAIAASQKYLLSMQYPAGYWWAELESNVTITAEVVLLHKIWGTDKTRPLAKIETYLRSQQRQHGGWELFYDDGGELSTSVEAYMALRLLGVPATDPALVRAREFILQRGGISKTRIFTKLHLALIGCYDWRGIPSLPPWIMLLPPAFPVNIYEMSSWARSSTVPLLIVCDSKPVYQFDQAINLDELYAEGVNQVQYELPRQGDWTDLFLTLDQGFKLAESLNLVPFRAEGIKAAEKWILERQEVTGDWGGIIPAMLNSMLALKCLGYSPDDPIVERGLQAIDNFGIETEDNYCVQPCVSPVWDTAWVMRALIDSGYAPDHPAIVKAGEWLLQKQILDYGDWVVKNRQGKPGAWAFEFDNRFYPDVDDTAVVVMALHAAKLPNESLKQAAIARALNWVASMQCRPGGWAAFDLDNDQEWLNAIPYGDLKAMIDPNTADVTARVIEMLGACNLSIDSHNLERALTYLLAEQETEGCWFGRWGVNYIYGTSGVLSALALINPQKYQRQIEKGATWLVECQNSDGGWGETCRTYNDPSLKGQGRSTASQTAWALIGLIAAGEATGKFAMETIERGIDYLVKTQKSDGTWFEADFTGTGFPCHFYLKYHMYQQYFPLIALGRYQNIK
- a CDS encoding glycosyltransferase, whose translation is MVAIVLGLMVLSLIIWLGLLSLRGQFWRLDQQLEVIQPQRESLPSVCAVIPARNEADVLPMSLRSLLLQDYDGNFNIFLVDDRSTDGTAACAEGVAHAVDKPQQLQIISGEPLPSGWSGKLWAVQQGIQQAKALTPEYFLLTDADIEHDVNNLRRLVTKAEQENLDLVSVMVRLRCDSRWEKFLIPAFVFFFQKLYPFRWVNHPKNPTAAAAGGSILIRRTALERIGGIATIRQALIDDCALANAVKSSQGRIWLGLSSLTRSLRPYDSLETIWNMVARTAYTQLNYSPVLLFGTVIAMTLIYLLPPLGVVIGAIFGNWMIAITGVVTWLLMALAYLPIIRFYQCSPLLALSLPAIAFLYTLMTIDSAIRHWQGRGGAWKGRVYPG
- a CDS encoding GMC oxidoreductase, which gives rise to MPRVIKRRQFLQASLAATASIGLSSVGANAHRLEENIEALVIGSGFGGAVAALRLGQAGIETIVLERGRRWPITNAGNTFSTYQNPDGRSTWLSPTTVIFNQTPIDIYTGVLDVKVGDGILAYRGAGVGGGSLVYNAISYQPTKENFYRVFPRSIKYEELDEVYYPRVRSIIKPSPIPDAILNTEYYLASRIFLEQAAKAGFKTRKLDIAVDWNIVQQEILGQKVPSAITGQVYYGLNSGAKNSVDRNYLSMAEATGNVEIRPLHVVTAIEEHSGGRFRVTCNQITEQGAVVAKKTFVCRYLFLAAGSIGTTELLLRAKQNCTLRRLNNQVGQFWGTNGDAVTGIATSMQTNPTLGGPGTAVIEDFDNPIAPLVIEPVPFPIVPQGVYAALALAITKPEGYLTYNRATQSANLFWPKNSANNQKILQANLDAYQRLNQANDTALAIPPDFSSTGHPLGGAVMGAVCNTYGKVRGYPNLFVVDGALIPGSTGCANPSLTIAALAERAMDRFLNKIPQDKEWD